The genomic window CCGCCGGATGCTGACACCGCGCATCAATGAAGACTTGCGTTGGAGACTGATGGCTCTTCTTCGCATGCGCGAATCTAAGTTGAATATAAAAAAGAGGAGGCACCGAAAGATGCCTCCTCAAGTCTCAGAGAGAACTGGTCAAGGTCAGGGCAGACGTTGTGCTGACATTATAATGTCCGCCTTGACGCAAAGGTCAGTTGATCTGCGCGCCGGCAGAGTCCACCACTTTGCCCCAACGCGCGTAGTCGGTGCGGATGAGCTGAGCGTATTCTTCCGGTGTATTCGTCGTCACCGTCAGGCCCTGCGCACCGAGGCGTTCCCGCACGTCCGGCAAATTGCCGATGCGCACGATTTCCGCGTTCAAGCGCTGGACAATGTCGGCCGGCGTTGCAGCGGGGACCACAAGACCGAACCAGGACTCGAGCGAATAGTCAGGCAGGCCTGCTTCTACCGCTGTCGGCACGTTCGGAAGCTGCGGCGAGCGCTCGCGGCTGGTGATGGCGAGGCCCTTCACCTTGCCGTCGCGGATTTGCGGCGCGAGCACGGTCAGCGTGTCGAAGGCGAGGTTCACCTGATCGCCGATCAAGGCATTGATCGCGGGAGCGCTGCCCTTGAACGGCACGTGCAAGAGATCCGTGCCGGTCTGGCTTTTGAACATCTCGCCGCTCAGGTGGCACATCGTGCCAGGGCCGCACGACGAATAGGTCAGCTTGCCCGGGTCCTTCTTCGCAGCGGCGATCAGCTCCTTCACGTTCGTGATCGGCGTGTTCGGGCTTGCCGCGACCACATAAGGAACCGAGGCGAGGAGCGAGACCGGCGCAAAGCTCTTGAAGGGGTCGAAGCGGATGTTGCTGTTGATGTGGGGGAGGATCGCGAGCTGCGCCGCCGGGGCAAGCGCGATCGTGTAACCATCGGGCTCAGACGTGGCGACGTATTCAGCCGCGATCGCCGTGCCGGCGCCGGGCTTGTTGTCGACCACGACTGGCTGCTTCAACGCTTCGCTGAGCTTGTCGGCATAAACCCGCGCGATGGTGTCGGTCGCGCCGCCCGCGGGGAATGGCACGATGAACTTGATGGTGCGGGTGGGCCATGCGCCCGCGAACGATGCGGTGCTGGCACCAACAAGCATGCCAGCCGCCACGAGCGATGCCGAGATCAACTTGGAGAGCTTGAAGGAGCGCATCGTGGAATTCCTTTTCTTGAAGAGACAAGCCGCCCCGTTCGCGCGTCATGCGACCGCGCGGTAGAACGAAATTCTGTCATGAGAGACGTGCTGGAGAGTCCGTTTCGCCCGTTAATCCTAGTGTCCTGAATCCGAAGTTCGCCTCGTTATGCAGCGCATCTGTTGCGAACTTCGGATTCGAAAGGACACTAGTAAGTTCATAATTCTAGTGTGGTTCAGGTTCAGAAGCTCGCTTGCAGGACTCGCAGAGAAAATGAAGCGAACTTCCGAACCACCACACTATGCTGCTGGCGGCAAGAAGTACGCCGACAGTGCCTTAGAAAATGGCGCTCAAACGTGTGCACTGCAATGAAATGCTATTGCGAATGCATCCGGGGGAATGGAGCATCCATCTCATGGCAATTTTCGGCGTAGAAAAATATTCTTCTGGGTGTTTGGGCGCCAAAAGCGGCTCGTGCGCAGGCGTGAGCGCTATTGAATTCGCATTCCCGAAGAGCCGGGGCGGCGCGCGGGCGTCGGGGCGGGAGCGCGGCTATGTGGCGACCGAGACCGGCGAAATATTTTGATTCATCCGGAAGAGATTCGTGGGGTCGTATTTGGACTTGATTGCGGCCAGCCGCGCGAATTTTTCCTCGCTGTACGAGCCCTTAAGTCCCTCGATGCCTTCGTCTCCGATGTAGTTGATGTAGGACGCATTCGCGAGGAAGGGCCGCATCGCCTCGAAAAATTCCCGTGTCCATGCGATGTTGCGGTCGGTCTCCGCCGGGCCTGACCAGGCCGATGTCACCAGGAAATTGTAAGACCAATTGCGGTGGCCGAAGGCGGTCTCCGACTCCGGCACGCGGCTCAGGGCGCCGCCGTAGTGTTCGATAATCACCACGGTATGTGGCGAGGGCACGCGCGCGAAATAATCCATGACGACATCGATGGCCGCGTCGCTCAGCTCTTCCATGTAGCTTGATTTCCAATAAGCATGCAGACCTGGCGGGAAAAGAAAATCAGCCATTCGCTGAGCCTGGTTGTAAGGCGTCGGCACAAACAGGTCGGCGGCTGGCGATCCAAAGCTGCGAAGCGGCGCCAAAGTTTTTTCACCATCCTCAATGGCGCCGGCATACACGCCTCCGACCCCGATGACAGGTGCCGCACGTAGTTGTGGCGGAGCAGTTGGATCGTCGGGGAAGCAAAACAGCAACGCACCCTGTGTGAGTTCGCATGGCGATGTCGTTTCGAAGTCGCGCCAGTGGCGCAAGACGTCGTCCGCAGCCTGGGCCGGATGCACGACAACACCGGCCAGCACAGTTCCGGCCGGATGGACGCGAAACTCGAACGACGTGACAACACCGAAATTGCCGCCGCCGCCGCGAATGGCCCAGAACAGATCGTCATGCTCCCACTTGTTGGCGGTGACGATCCGGCCGTCGGCGAGCACGACTTTTGCGGACAACAAATTGTCGAGCGCGAGCCCGTGCTTACGCACAAGCCAGCCGAGGCCGCCGCCAAGGGTAAGGCCCGACACTCCCGTGACCGACACGAATCCTCCAGTGGCCGCAAGAGAGTAGGGCTGGAGCGCATCGTTGACTTCGCCCCAGGTCAATCCCGGTTCGGCGCGAAGGGTTTGCGCCTTGGGGTCGATGTGGATGTTCTTCATCAGTGACAGGTCGACGACAATGCCGCCGTCACAAACGGCGTAACCGGCAACGTTGTGGCCGGTCCCGCGTACGGAAACCAGCGCTCCCTGCGCCCGCGCAAGCGTCACCACCCGCGCCACGTCCTCGGCGTTGCTGCAGCGGGCGATGAGGTCCGGCCGCCGGTTGATCATGGCGTTGAACACTTTGCGCGCAGCTTCATAGTCTTGATCGCCGCCGGTGAGGAGTTGGCCGTGAAAGCCCGGCCGCAATTGGTCGACGAGGGAGGATGCGATCATGGCAGATCATCCTT from Nitrobacteraceae bacterium AZCC 1564 includes these protein-coding regions:
- a CDS encoding tripartite-type tricarboxylate transporter receptor subunit TctC (product_source=COG3181; cath_funfam=3.40.190.10; cleavage_site_network=SignalP-noTM; cog=COG3181; pfam=PF03401; superfamily=53850; transmembrane_helix_parts=Inside_1_11,TMhelix_12_34,Outside_35_329) produces the protein MRSFKLSKLISASLVAAGMLVGASTASFAGAWPTRTIKFIVPFPAGGATDTIARVYADKLSEALKQPVVVDNKPGAGTAIAAEYVATSEPDGYTIALAPAAQLAILPHINSNIRFDPFKSFAPVSLLASVPYVVAASPNTPITNVKELIAAAKKDPGKLTYSSCGPGTMCHLSGEMFKSQTGTDLLHVPFKGSAPAINALIGDQVNLAFDTLTVLAPQIRDGKVKGLAITSRERSPQLPNVPTAVEAGLPDYSLESWFGLVVPAATPADIVQRLNAEIVRIGNLPDVRERLGAQGLTVTTNTPEEYAQLIRTDYARWGKVVDSAGAQIN
- a CDS encoding hypothetical protein (product_source=Hypo-rule applied), producing MAIFGVEKYSSGCLGAKSGSCAGVSAIEFAFPKSRGGARASGRERGYVATETGEIF
- a CDS encoding FAD/FMN-containing dehydrogenase (product_source=COG0277; cath_funfam=3.30.43.10,3.30.465.10; cog=COG0277; pfam=PF01565,PF08031; superfamily=56176), which gives rise to MIASSLVDQLRPGFHGQLLTGGDQDYEAARKVFNAMINRRPDLIARCSNAEDVARVVTLARAQGALVSVRGTGHNVAGYAVCDGGIVVDLSLMKNIHIDPKAQTLRAEPGLTWGEVNDALQPYSLAATGGFVSVTGVSGLTLGGGLGWLVRKHGLALDNLLSAKVVLADGRIVTANKWEHDDLFWAIRGGGGNFGVVTSFEFRVHPAGTVLAGVVVHPAQAADDVLRHWRDFETTSPCELTQGALLFCFPDDPTAPPQLRAAPVIGVGGVYAGAIEDGEKTLAPLRSFGSPAADLFVPTPYNQAQRMADFLFPPGLHAYWKSSYMEELSDAAIDVVMDYFARVPSPHTVVIIEHYGGALSRVPESETAFGHRNWSYNFLVTSAWSGPAETDRNIAWTREFFEAMRPFLANASYINYIGDEGIEGLKGSYSEEKFARLAAIKSKYDPTNLFRMNQNISPVSVAT